The following coding sequences are from one Gossypium raimondii isolate GPD5lz chromosome 4, ASM2569854v1, whole genome shotgun sequence window:
- the LOC105779438 gene encoding receptor-like protein 7, with protein sequence MDMLLMRISVLFWLLLYSFVAVLVSGECQSHQQELLLGLGKTLNSSLSAKMRNWNQSTDCCSWGGITCDQSGRVIILDLSNQLISGTIDNSSSLFNLQHLQQLNLAYNTLSFSFPCGFDKLSNLSYLNLSNAGFTGQVPAEISSLTNLITLDLSVNLFLRDGRPLKLEKPNLKMLVENLTRLRSLHLDGVKISARGNEWCKWLSSLTNLEELSMSNCNLSGPIEDSLQKLKNLSIIHLSGNNLSAVVPAFLAHLPNLTSLRLSSCGLHGQFPREILQVRMLQSLDVLDNEKLQGSLPEFHHNGSLQNLVLSGTNFSRSLPQSIDKLVNLTRLDLSSCNFSGAIPSSVSNLQQLVYLDLSSNNFTGQIPCFDLSKNLAHVDLSYNKLSGKIESFKWEDLPNLTHIDLRHNSLNGNIPSSLLALPSPKRVLLSNNQFDGEVTGVPKVRESLLDTLDLSYNQLQGPIPAYVFELSRLSVLVLSSNNFNGTIRPRDIRKLVNLTYLDLSHNNLSVIATESYSVLSSFPKITTLKLASCKLNVFPDLKNQSRLTYLDLSQNQISGEVPNWIWSVSDDLRHLNFSFNQLEGLQKPYQIVPNLSVLDLRFNRLTGHIPTLPLSASYLDFSSNNFTSSLPSNIGNYLSYTIFFSVSSNGLTGFIPKSICDAGYLQVLDLSKNSLRGAIPKCLIGKMDSLGVLNLRGNHLSGEIPDAFPSKCSIETLDVNGNELRGKIPKSLANCNRLEVLNLGNNHINDTYPCHLKKITSLRILVLRSNKFHGGIGCPADKRLWPKLQFVDFAHNSFNGKLPNKFVARWKAMEVYDDEAQLNVKHLRFEVLRLTGIYYLDGITVTNKGLQMELVKILTIFTSIDLSCNNFEGPIPDVIGKFKALYVLNLSHNALSGKIPPSLGNLQQLESLDLSCNNLSDSIPQQLLKLTFLAFLNLSYNQLEGRIPDGKQFATFTNDSYVGNEGLCGNPLTKQCNDANHSQDLRPRASKKTQNDEFDWQFIFIGVGFGVGAAVFVVPLMFWKRASQWVDDNVDNFLAENLPKMGLVYARPCYDNVDTDGNIEHDKKRHDDDDDDDDKESDESTGEFRGRYCVYCSKLDETRKKTIHNLGCICHDSPPSLSPSSSTSSSFSP encoded by the coding sequence ATGGATATGTTACTAATGAGGATTTCAGtccttttttggcttttattgtATTCCTTTGTAGCAGTTTTGGTTTCTGGTGAATGTCAAAGCCATCAGCAAGAGTTGCTGCTCGGATTGGGTAAAACCCTCAATTCTTCGTTGTCTGCAAAGATGCGGAACTGGAACCAAAGCACGGATTGCTGTTCTTGGGGTGGTATAACCTGCGATCAAAGTGGTCGGGTTATCATACTCGACTTGAGCAACCAATTAATTTCCGGAACAATTGATAATTCGAGTAGTCTTTTCAATCTTCAGCATCTTCAGCAGCTTAATTTGGCTTATAACACACTCAGCTTCAGTTTTCCTTGTGGGTTTGACAAGTTGTCAAATTTGAGCTATCTTAATTTGTCAAATGCTGGCTTTACAGGGCAAGTTCCGGCTGAGATTTCAAGCTTGACAAACTTGATTACTCTAGATTTATCTGTAAATTTATTTCTTAGAGATGGACGACCCTTGAAACTTGAGAAGCCAAACCTGAAGATGCTTGTTGAAAATCTCACAAGGCTAAGATCTCTCCATCTTGATGGGGtcaaaatttcagcaagagGAAATGAGTGGTGTAAATGGTTATCCTCACTGACCAATTTGGAAGAGTTGAGCATGTCCAACTGCAACCTTTCTGGACCAATTGAAGATTCCCTTCAAAAGTTGAAGAATCTCTCAATTATTCACTTGTCTGGGAACAATTTATCTGCTGTGGTTCCAGCATTCCTTGCTCATCTTCCAAATTTGACTTCATTGCGGCTCAGTTCTTGCGGCTTGCATGGACAATTTCCAAGAGAGATACTCCAGGTAAGGATGCTACAGTCTCTTGATGTACTTGACAATGAGAAACTTCAAGGTTCTTTGCCTGAATTCCATCATAATGGGTCTCTTCAGAACCTAGTTCTTAGCGGAACAAACTTTTCTCGGTCATTACCACAGTCCATAGACAAGCTTGTGAACTTGACTAGACTAGACCTTTCGTCTTGCAATTTCAGCGGAGCAATTCCGAGTTCAGTCTCCAACCTGCAACAACTTGTTTACTTGGACTTGTCTTCCAATAACTTTACCGGTCAAATCCCATGTTTTGATTTGTCCAAAAATCTTGCCCATGTAGATCTCTCTTACAATAAACTGAGTGGCAAGATCGAGTCATTTAAGTGGGAAGACCTTCCAAACCTTACTCATATTGATTTAAGGCACAATTCACTTAATGGGAATATTCCTTCCTCTCTTCTGGCACTCCCTTCACCGAAAAGAGTTCTGCTTTCCAACAATCAATTTGATGGTGAAGTTACTGGTGTTCCAAAAGTGAGAGAATCCTTATTGGATACTCTTGATCTCAGTTACAACCAATTGCAAGGGCCGATACCCGCGTATGTTTTTGAACTCAGTAGACTTAGCGTTCTGGTGCTTTCTTCCAACAATTTCAATGGCACCATACGGCCAAGAGACATTCGGAAGCTTGTGAATCTCACATATCTTGACCTTTCACACAACAACCTGTCTGTCATTGCAACTGAGAGTTATTCGGTCTTGTCATCTTTTCCCAAGATTACTACACTAAAGCTGGCGTCCTGCAAATTGAATGTGTTCCCTGATCTAAAGAACCAATCAAGATTAACCTATCTGGATCTTTCACAAAACCAAATTTCAGGTGAAGTACCCAATTGGATTTGGAGTGTCAGTGATGACCTCCGGCATCTGAACTTTTCATTTAATCAGCTTGAGGGTCTGCAGAAACCTTATCAAATAGTGCCCAATCTTTCAGTCCTTGACCTTCGTTTTAACAGACTCACTGGTCATATCCCAACTCTGCCTCTATCTGCAAGCTATCTGGATTTTTCAAGCAATAATTTTACTTCTTCTTTACCAAGTAACATTGGTAACTACCTCTCCTAcactattttcttttctgtCTCAAGCAATGGCCTTACAGGTTTTATTCCTAAGTCAATATGTGATGCTGGTTACCTGCAAGTTCTTGACTTGTCCAAGAACAGTCTGAGAGGTGCAATACCAAAATGTTTAATTGGAAAGATGGATTCTCTTGGGGTACTGAACCTTAGGGGCAACCATCTCAGTGGTGAAATCCCTGATGCATTTCCAAGTAAGTGTTCCATAGAAACACTAGATGTCAATGGGAATGAGCTCAGAGGGAAGATCCCAAAATCCCTTGCAAACTGCAACAGGCTAGAGGTATTAAACCTTGGTAACAATCACATAAACGACACCTACCCTTGCCATTTGAAGAAAATAACCAGTTTGAGGATTCTTGTTTTACGATCAAATAAATTCCATGGGGGAATTGGTTGTCCAGCCGACAAGCGCCTCTGGCCAAAGCTTCAATTTGTGGACTTTGCCCACAATAGTtttaatggaaaattaccaaacaAATTCGTTGCAAGATGGAAGGCAATGGAGGTTTATGACGATGAAGCTCAACTAAATGTTAAACACCTTCGGTTTGAAGTTCTACGACTCACTGGAATTTATTATCTAGACGGTATTACAGTTACCAACAAAGGTCTACAGATGGAGCTGGTGAAAATCCTAACTATTTTCACCTCCATTGACCTTTCATGCAACAACTTCGAGGGGCCAATACCAGATGTGATCGGAAAATTCAAAGCACTGTATGTTCTCAACCTGTCACACAATGCTCTCAGTGGAAAAATCCCACCATCTCTAGGGAACTTGCAACAGCTGGAGTCCCTGGACCTTTCGTGTAATAACCTGAGTGACAGTATTCCTCAACAGCTTTTAAAGCTAACTTTCCTTGCATTCCTTAACCTCTCCTACAATCAACTGGAGGGACGCATACCAGATGGAAAGCAGTTTGCAACATTTACTAATGATTCTTATGTAGGTAACGAGGGACTATGTGGGAATCCATTGACGAAACAGTGCAACGATGCTAACCACAGCCAAGATTTAAGGCCCCGTGCATCCAAAAAAACCCAGAATGATGAATTCGATTGGCAATTCATATTCATTGGAGTTGGATTCGGTGTAGGAGCAGCGGTATTTGTTGTACCCTTGATGTTTTGGAAGAGAGCGAGTCAGTGGGTCGATGACAATGTGGATAACTTCCTTGCAGAAAACCTGCCAAAGATGGGCCTAGTTTACGCACGCCCTTGTTATGACAATGTTGATACAGATGGAAATATTGAACATGACAAGAAACgacatgatgatgatgatgatgacgacgaCAAAGAAAGCGATGAAAGTACAGGAGAATTTCGAGGGAGATATTGTGTGTATTGCTCAAAGCTTGACGAAACAAGGAAGAAGACAATTCATAACCTGGGTTGTATCTGCCATGATTCACCGCCATCTTTATCTCCTTCTTCTTCCacctcttcttccttttctccTTAG